One part of the Hydrogenobacter sp. T-2 genome encodes these proteins:
- the hypF gene encoding carbamoyltransferase HypF encodes MLERLCVSIKGAVQGVGFRPFVYRLAKELGLRGFVINDSRGVYIEVEGERRVLEEFLIKLNREKPILARIHSVDFSFLQPAGYSDFEIKESSDTGQKEVFVLPDMSTCEDCLKELFDPSDRRYLYPFINCTNCGPRFTIIESLPYDRPNTTMKLFKMCYECEREYHEPSNRRFHAQPNACPECGPWLSLYSSEGKLIAERNEALTLTLKLLKDGKIVAVKGVGGFHLMCDATREEVVSLLRERKRRKEKPFAVMFRDLSQLKGYTEPSELELLLLTLPERPIVLTKYKGGLAPSVAPGLKRLGAFLPYSPLHHILLRGLDFPLVATSGNLSEEPIIIDNVEALKGLSKLSDFLLLHNRDIKRRCDDSVVKVIGGTPTPIRRSRGYAPMPVGLPFSLKRKVLAVGGMLKNTFALAFGDRVIISQHVGDVENLETLKAFEEMVFDLMRLYEFEPEVVVCDMHPRYETTRWAEGFSVEKALPLVKVQHHFAHILSCMAENQLRGKVLGIAWDGTGYGEDGTLWGGEFLECDYSSYMRLFHFRPFRLIGGERAVKEPRRVALSILFELFNEEALDLELPTLRCFEEKELKNLYIAWKRGINSPYTSSVGRLFDAVASLLNIRHTLSYEGQASMMLEDLYDYSVKDAYPFELKDGIIDWKPMFLALMEERKHVRAVSRFINTLAHICLRVSQEVSLERVCLSGGVMQNDPLVSKIKELLENAGFRVYTHQKVPPNDGGLSLGQAVFGGLAEGL; translated from the coding sequence GTGCTTGAAAGGCTTTGCGTAAGCATAAAAGGCGCGGTTCAAGGTGTAGGTTTTAGACCTTTTGTTTATAGACTTGCTAAAGAGCTTGGGCTTAGAGGCTTTGTGATAAACGATTCAAGGGGCGTATACATAGAGGTAGAGGGGGAAAGGAGAGTGCTTGAGGAATTTCTTATAAAGCTAAACAGAGAAAAGCCTATCCTTGCTCGCATACATTCTGTGGACTTTAGCTTTCTACAGCCTGCGGGATACTCAGACTTTGAAATAAAAGAGAGCTCAGATACAGGACAAAAGGAGGTTTTTGTGCTTCCAGATATGTCCACATGCGAAGACTGCCTTAAAGAGCTTTTTGACCCCTCTGATAGAAGATACCTCTATCCCTTTATAAACTGCACCAACTGTGGACCAAGGTTCACCATAATAGAGAGTTTGCCTTACGATAGACCCAACACCACCATGAAGCTTTTCAAAATGTGCTATGAATGTGAAAGGGAATACCATGAACCTTCTAATAGACGCTTTCATGCTCAGCCTAACGCATGCCCAGAGTGCGGTCCATGGCTAAGCCTATACTCATCAGAGGGTAAGCTCATTGCGGAGAGGAACGAGGCTTTGACCTTGACATTGAAGCTACTAAAAGATGGCAAGATAGTTGCGGTAAAGGGTGTGGGAGGGTTTCATCTCATGTGTGATGCCACAAGGGAGGAGGTGGTAAGCCTTCTTAGGGAGAGAAAGAGAAGAAAAGAAAAGCCCTTTGCGGTCATGTTTAGAGACCTATCACAGCTCAAGGGATACACGGAGCCCTCTGAGCTTGAGCTCCTTCTTCTTACACTCCCAGAAAGACCCATAGTTTTGACAAAATACAAAGGGGGACTTGCACCCTCTGTAGCACCAGGTCTAAAAAGGCTTGGAGCTTTTCTTCCCTACTCACCTTTGCATCATATTCTCTTGAGAGGTTTAGACTTTCCTCTCGTTGCCACTTCTGGAAACCTTTCAGAAGAGCCCATAATTATAGATAACGTGGAGGCTCTAAAGGGTCTTTCAAAGCTTTCTGACTTTTTATTGCTTCATAACAGAGACATAAAAAGAAGGTGCGATGATTCTGTGGTGAAGGTTATTGGCGGGACTCCCACGCCTATAAGGAGGTCCAGAGGCTACGCACCTATGCCTGTTGGTTTACCCTTTTCTCTAAAAAGAAAGGTTCTTGCGGTAGGGGGTATGCTAAAAAACACCTTTGCCCTTGCCTTTGGTGATAGGGTGATAATCAGCCAGCATGTGGGAGATGTGGAAAATCTTGAAACCTTGAAAGCCTTTGAGGAGATGGTTTTTGACCTTATGAGGCTTTATGAGTTTGAGCCAGAGGTTGTTGTATGCGATATGCATCCGAGGTATGAAACCACAAGGTGGGCGGAGGGTTTTAGTGTAGAGAAGGCTCTGCCTCTTGTGAAAGTCCAGCACCATTTTGCACATATTCTCTCTTGTATGGCGGAGAACCAGCTAAGGGGTAAGGTGCTTGGTATAGCTTGGGATGGGACGGGATACGGTGAGGATGGCACTCTCTGGGGTGGCGAGTTTTTAGAATGTGATTATAGCTCCTACATGAGGCTTTTTCATTTCAGACCCTTTAGGCTCATAGGTGGAGAAAGGGCGGTAAAAGAACCAAGAAGGGTAGCCCTCTCCATACTTTTTGAACTCTTTAACGAAGAGGCTCTTGACCTTGAGCTCCCTACCCTTAGGTGCTTTGAGGAAAAAGAGCTTAAGAACCTTTACATAGCATGGAAGAGGGGTATAAACTCACCCTATACGAGCTCTGTCGGTAGGCTTTTTGACGCAGTTGCATCCTTGCTTAACATAAGGCACACTTTGAGCTACGAAGGACAGGCAAGCATGATGCTTGAAGACCTGTATGACTACTCTGTGAAGGACGCTTATCCTTTTGAGTTAAAAGATGGCATCATAGACTGGAAGCCCATGTTCCTTGCTCTTATGGAGGAAAGAAAGCATGTAAGAGCGGTTTCAAGGTTCATAAACACTTTGGCTCATATATGCCTTAGAGTATCTCAGGAGGTCTCCTTAGAGAGGGTATGCCTTTCTGGCGGCGTTATGCAAAACGACCCTCTGGTAAGCAAGATAAAGGAACTTCTTGAAAATGCGGGCTTTAGGGTTTATACCCATCAAAAGGTTCCACCTAACGACGGAGGTCTTAGTCTTGGTCAGGCGGTCTTTGGGGGTTTAGCGGAGGGACTATAG
- a CDS encoding DUF6036 family nucleotidyltransferase, producing the protein MRVVYERLLEKLSEKGIRCKLIAIGRSALSFYKVNKAKSTMDIDFEITEFEGKIEELQAVLDELGIRADYGEDIDRWGVVPLPAGYRDRAVNVLKRGGAELYVLSPVDFIISKLRRGTQEDWEDAIDVALAENIKPEEIREVLKLIKPIRDVQFFHFLKRLERFLEELQRAYNLSNDPKRVP; encoded by the coding sequence ATGAGGGTCGTATACGAAAGGCTGTTGGAAAAGTTATCTGAGAAAGGGATAAGGTGCAAGCTAATAGCCATAGGAAGGAGTGCTTTAAGTTTCTATAAGGTAAACAAAGCAAAAAGCACTATGGATATTGATTTTGAGATAACGGAGTTTGAAGGAAAAATAGAGGAGCTTCAGGCTGTTCTTGACGAGCTTGGCATTAGGGCGGACTACGGTGAAGACATAGATAGATGGGGTGTTGTGCCTTTACCTGCAGGATATAGAGATAGAGCGGTTAATGTTTTGAAAAGGGGTGGTGCGGAGTTGTATGTGCTTTCTCCTGTGGATTTTATAATAAGCAAGCTCCGCAGGGGAACTCAAGAAGACTGGGAAGATGCCATTGATGTAGCTCTCGCGGAAAATATTAAGCCAGAGGAAATTAGAGAAGTTTTGAAGTTGATAAAACCTATAAGAGATGTTCAGTTTTTCCACTTTCTGAAAAGGCTTGAAAGATTTTTGGAAGAGCTACAAAGGGCTTATAATCTCAGTAATGACCCCAAAAGAGTTCCTTAA
- the hypA gene encoding hydrogenase maturation nickel metallochaperone HypA, which translates to MHEFSIVQSLFELIEEQVALHGAKRVLKVELLVGVLSGVEPHLLQLAFETFKEGTHARDAELHIQIEKLKVFCFDCMEEFEKEELNALCPKCGGLNTEIRGGRDLLLKSLELET; encoded by the coding sequence ATGCATGAGTTTTCCATAGTGCAGAGCCTCTTTGAGCTTATAGAAGAGCAAGTAGCCCTTCATGGGGCTAAGAGGGTTCTTAAGGTTGAGCTTCTTGTGGGTGTCCTCTCTGGCGTTGAGCCTCACCTTCTCCAGCTTGCCTTTGAAACCTTCAAAGAGGGAACTCATGCCCGGGATGCGGAGCTTCACATACAGATAGAAAAGCTCAAGGTTTTCTGCTTTGACTGTATGGAGGAGTTTGAAAAGGAAGAGCTAAACGCCCTCTGTCCCAAGTGCGGTGGGCTAAACACAGAAATTAGAGGAGGAAGAGATCTTTTGCTTAAGAGCCTTGAATTGGAAACTTAG
- the hypE gene encoding hydrogenase expression/formation protein HypE — MKRIRLSEGGGGQETWKLIRELFLKYLGNPILSALEDSAIVKLSSKIAFTTDAFTVKPLFFRGGDIGKLAVAGTVNDLAVMGAKPLYMSVSFIIEEGFPYEELEKIVKSMAQTAEEVGVLFLAGDTKVVPSGQADGVFISTSGIGEVIYEGLSCRNVKEGDVIIVSGPIGDHGACVLAQREGFEFGEDFGSDCQPLWDLVEHLLKSGVEVHAMRDPTRGGLSAVLHEWAQSSMVSFLVEEEKIPIRQEVLGLCEFLGLEPYHLACEGRVVLAVKREDAEKALEVLREHPKAKEASLIGYAVKPEGRPAVVLRTPYGTKRFLEPPAGELLPRIC, encoded by the coding sequence ATGAAGAGGATAAGACTTTCTGAAGGCGGTGGTGGTCAGGAAACTTGGAAGTTAATAAGGGAGCTTTTCTTGAAATACCTTGGAAATCCTATCCTCTCCGCCCTTGAGGACTCTGCTATTGTTAAGCTCTCTTCAAAGATAGCCTTCACCACAGACGCCTTTACCGTAAAACCTCTCTTTTTCAGAGGTGGAGACATAGGAAAGTTGGCAGTTGCAGGCACTGTGAACGACCTTGCGGTAATGGGAGCAAAGCCCCTTTATATGTCCGTCTCCTTCATAATAGAAGAGGGATTCCCCTACGAAGAGCTGGAGAAGATAGTAAAAAGTATGGCACAGACCGCAGAAGAGGTTGGGGTGCTCTTTTTGGCAGGTGATACAAAGGTTGTTCCCTCGGGTCAGGCGGATGGCGTCTTTATAAGCACTTCTGGAATTGGTGAGGTCATATACGAGGGTCTATCCTGTAGAAATGTAAAGGAAGGCGATGTCATAATAGTCTCTGGACCTATAGGAGACCATGGTGCCTGCGTGCTTGCCCAAAGGGAAGGCTTTGAATTTGGTGAGGACTTTGGAAGCGATTGCCAACCTCTTTGGGACTTGGTAGAGCATCTTCTAAAAAGCGGTGTAGAGGTTCACGCCATGAGAGACCCAACGAGAGGAGGGCTATCCGCAGTTCTTCATGAATGGGCTCAATCTTCTATGGTTTCCTTTCTCGTAGAGGAAGAAAAAATTCCTATAAGACAGGAAGTGCTTGGTTTATGTGAGTTCTTGGGCTTAGAGCCTTACCATCTTGCCTGTGAGGGAAGAGTTGTATTGGCGGTAAAGAGAGAAGATGCGGAGAAGGCTTTAGAGGTCCTAAGGGAACATCCAAAGGCAAAAGAAGCCAGCCTTATAGGCTATGCGGTCAAGCCAGAGGGCAGACCAGCGGTTGTCCTTAGAACCCCTTACGGAACAAAAAGGTTTTTAGAGCCACCTGCTGGCGAGCTACTTCCAAGGATTTGCTGA
- a CDS encoding nickel-dependent hydrogenase large subunit, with protein sequence MKVENLELPRVEGEARLELFWKDRLIEDARIRINSMRGIERVLVGRHYMDALVITPRVCGICGHAHLIASVRAIEDALGIKPTEKARLVRNITQSLEVLQNHVKWFYLFMMPDFILLEERLRGLYEPFRGERWHIAINMASKIAKGIALFSGQWPHSSYAIPGGITSEPFVKELTSLRQILLELKHFFLSYVVGMEEAEFVKCLKEGSWQKLNGDAGLFLELCHREGLLTLGSSYDRLISGGGLYAPCGYFMKRVVHGRLKVDQIEELNAPSYSGTKPVRYRGMPFETGPLARQLMSGNLMVKSMHKEFKDSFAVRVLARILEVWSIVEVIELWIERLKEVLQEKSTSLGRFPSKATGIGYGIVEAARGTLIHRLSVRNGTIQDYAIITPSQWNLGPRCENFLGVAEKAMVGLKSKLHAQMVLRSFDLCSVCTTH encoded by the coding sequence GTGAAGGTTGAAAACTTAGAACTTCCAAGGGTTGAGGGAGAGGCAAGGCTTGAGCTTTTTTGGAAGGATAGGCTTATAGAGGATGCGAGAATACGCATCAACTCCATGAGGGGAATAGAGAGGGTTCTTGTGGGAAGGCACTACATGGATGCCCTTGTGATAACACCGAGGGTCTGTGGCATATGCGGTCATGCACATCTTATAGCGTCAGTTAGAGCAATAGAGGACGCCCTTGGTATAAAGCCAACGGAGAAGGCAAGGCTCGTAAGAAACATAACACAAAGCCTTGAAGTTCTACAGAACCACGTGAAATGGTTTTACCTGTTTATGATGCCTGACTTTATTCTTTTGGAAGAAAGGCTCAGAGGTCTTTACGAGCCCTTTAGAGGTGAAAGATGGCACATAGCTATAAACATGGCTTCAAAAATAGCAAAGGGAATAGCTCTATTCTCTGGTCAGTGGCCCCACTCTTCCTACGCCATTCCCGGTGGCATAACCTCAGAACCCTTTGTAAAAGAGCTGACATCCCTTAGGCAGATACTTCTTGAGCTGAAGCACTTTTTCCTAAGCTATGTGGTAGGCATGGAAGAGGCTGAGTTTGTCAAGTGTTTAAAGGAAGGAAGCTGGCAGAAGCTCAATGGTGATGCTGGGCTTTTCCTTGAGCTTTGCCATAGGGAAGGTTTGCTCACCTTGGGAAGCTCTTACGACAGGCTTATAAGCGGTGGCGGTCTTTATGCTCCCTGTGGCTACTTTATGAAAAGGGTAGTGCATGGAAGGTTGAAGGTTGACCAGATTGAAGAGCTTAATGCACCCTCTTATTCGGGAACTAAGCCTGTAAGATACAGAGGCATGCCCTTTGAGACAGGACCCCTCGCAAGACAGCTTATGTCGGGAAACCTTATGGTAAAGAGTATGCACAAAGAGTTCAAAGATTCCTTTGCGGTGCGTGTGCTGGCAAGGATTCTTGAAGTATGGAGTATAGTTGAAGTCATAGAGCTTTGGATAGAGAGGTTAAAGGAAGTGCTACAGGAGAAATCTACAAGCCTTGGAAGATTCCCCTCAAAGGCTACAGGTATAGGATACGGCATAGTGGAGGCGGCAAGAGGCACACTCATACACAGGCTTAGCGTAAGGAATGGAACTATACAAGATTATGCAATAATCACACCTTCCCAATGGAACCTTGGTCCAAGGTGTGAAAACTTTCTTGGTGTAGCGGAGAAGGCGATGGTTGGTTTAAAAAGCAAACTTCATGCTCAGATGGTGCTGAGGAGTTTTGACCTGTGTTCTGTATGCACAACCCACTGA
- a CDS encoding Ni/Fe hydrogenase, which produces MRVFWLQRLTCCGNTHSFLNYESLHTLFKRFEFLYHPSLSLKAQEETVEELIKSGEGIDILIVEGAVRTDEVETRELCKIAKYVIAVGNCAVYGNIPALADETVCGLSYRFKERRGLLDKDFKSRGGMPVINLSGCPAHPEWIVGTMLMLAEGMEPELDQWGRPKVFYSSLTHWGCTRNEYFEWKVEAEELGSKRGCLFYHFGCRGPLSYSSCNTILWNEVSSKTRAGTPCFGCTEYDFPRLGLWETKQYAGIPAELPIGVSKRGYIMLSGIAKMFAPERLKGEG; this is translated from the coding sequence ATGAGAGTTTTCTGGCTTCAGAGGCTTACCTGTTGTGGGAATACACACTCTTTTTTGAACTATGAAAGCCTTCACACTCTCTTTAAGAGGTTTGAATTTCTTTATCATCCCAGCCTTTCTCTCAAAGCTCAAGAAGAGACGGTTGAAGAGCTTATAAAGAGCGGTGAGGGTATTGATATACTCATAGTGGAGGGTGCGGTGAGAACCGATGAAGTAGAAACAAGAGAGCTGTGTAAAATTGCCAAATATGTGATAGCGGTTGGAAACTGTGCGGTTTATGGGAACATCCCAGCTCTTGCGGATGAGACTGTATGTGGTCTTTCTTATAGGTTTAAGGAAAGAAGGGGACTGCTGGATAAGGATTTTAAGTCAAGAGGTGGTATGCCGGTGATAAACCTCTCTGGCTGTCCAGCACATCCAGAATGGATAGTGGGAACCATGCTTATGCTTGCGGAGGGTATGGAGCCAGAGCTTGACCAGTGGGGTAGACCAAAAGTCTTTTATTCTTCTCTTACCCACTGGGGATGCACGAGGAACGAATACTTTGAATGGAAGGTGGAGGCGGAGGAGCTAGGTTCAAAGAGGGGATGTCTTTTTTATCACTTTGGCTGTAGAGGGCCACTTAGCTACAGCTCTTGCAATACCATACTTTGGAACGAGGTTAGCTCAAAGACAAGGGCGGGGACACCCTGCTTTGGGTGCACGGAGTATGACTTTCCAAGGTTAGGTCTTTGGGAGACAAAGCAGTATGCAGGCATTCCTGCGGAGCTTCCCATAGGAGTTTCAAAGAGAGGATACATAATGCTCTCTGGCATTGCCAAGATGTTTGCACCGGAGAGGTTAAAGGGTGAAGGTTGA
- the hypB gene encoding hydrogenase nickel incorporation protein HypB produces the protein MCQECGCSINHKHEHSHREEVNLFKKVLERNDLQAEENREHFEEHGVFAINLMSSPGAGKTSLLERTIESLSDLRVGVIEGDLETDRDAQRIRAKGAPAVQISTGSACHLDAFMVHEGIHKLPLAELDIVFIENVGNLVCPASYDVGAHMNVVLLSVVEGDDKPEKYPVMFRNAQLMVITKTDLLPYVDFSIERAIRSARRVNPSIDILRLSAKTGECMEEWLEYLRFKVKAFRKSLV, from the coding sequence ATGTGTCAAGAGTGTGGATGTTCCATAAACCATAAGCATGAACACAGCCATAGAGAAGAGGTAAACCTTTTCAAAAAGGTGCTTGAAAGGAACGACCTTCAGGCGGAGGAGAACAGAGAGCACTTTGAGGAGCATGGTGTATTTGCCATAAACCTTATGTCTTCACCGGGTGCGGGAAAAACCTCACTACTTGAAAGGACTATTGAGTCCCTTTCAGACCTAAGAGTAGGAGTTATAGAAGGAGATTTGGAAACGGACAGAGACGCCCAGAGGATAAGGGCAAAGGGCGCACCTGCGGTGCAGATAAGCACGGGCTCTGCTTGCCATCTTGATGCCTTTATGGTGCATGAGGGAATACATAAACTTCCCTTAGCGGAGCTTGACATAGTCTTTATAGAAAACGTGGGAAACCTTGTCTGCCCTGCCAGCTATGACGTGGGAGCTCACATGAACGTGGTTCTTCTCTCTGTAGTAGAAGGCGATGACAAGCCAGAGAAGTATCCTGTTATGTTCAGAAATGCACAGCTAATGGTGATAACAAAAACAGACCTCCTGCCATATGTGGACTTCAGCATAGAAAGAGCCATAAGGTCTGCCAGAAGGGTAAACCCTTCCATAGATATCCTAAGGCTATCTGCAAAGACTGGAGAGTGTATGGAGGAGTGGCTTGAATATCTCCGATTTAAGGTAAAAGCCTTTAGAAAAAGTTTGGTATGA